The Streptomyces sp. NBC_00691 genome has a segment encoding these proteins:
- the moeZ gene encoding adenylyltransferase/sulfurtransferase MoeZ, whose amino-acid sequence MSLPPLVEPAAELTVDEVRRYSRHLIIPDVGMDGQKRLKNAKVLCVGAGGLGSPALMYLAAAGVGTLGIVEFDEVDESNLQRQIIHSQADIGRSKAASARDSVLGINPYVNVILHEERLEAENVMDIFSQYDLIVDGTDNFATRYLVNDAAVLLNKPYVWGSIYRFDGQASVFWSEHGPCYRCLYPEPPPPGMVPSCAEGGVLGVLCASIGSIQVTEAIKLLAGVGDPLVGRLMIYDALEMQYRQVKVRKDPNCAVCGENPTVTELIDYEAFCGVVSEEAQEAALGSTITPKQLKEWIDEGENIDIIDVREPNEYEIVSIPGARLIPKNEFLMGTALQDLPQDKRIVLHCKTGVRSAEVLAVLKSAGFADAVHVGGGVIGWVHQIEPEKPVY is encoded by the coding sequence GTGTCGCTGCCACCCCTGGTCGAGCCGGCTGCCGAGCTCACCGTAGACGAGGTCCGCAGGTACTCCCGCCACCTGATCATCCCGGACGTCGGGATGGACGGGCAGAAGCGGCTGAAGAACGCCAAGGTGCTGTGTGTCGGCGCCGGCGGTCTCGGCTCGCCGGCGCTGATGTACCTGGCCGCCGCCGGCGTGGGCACGCTCGGCATCGTGGAGTTCGACGAGGTCGACGAGTCGAACCTCCAGCGCCAGATCATCCACAGCCAGGCCGACATCGGCCGCTCCAAGGCCGCGTCGGCACGCGACAGCGTGCTCGGCATCAACCCGTACGTGAACGTGATCCTCCACGAAGAACGGCTCGAGGCCGAGAACGTGATGGACATCTTCAGCCAGTACGACCTGATCGTCGACGGCACCGACAACTTCGCCACGCGCTACCTCGTCAACGACGCGGCCGTGCTGTTGAACAAGCCGTACGTCTGGGGCTCGATCTACCGGTTCGACGGCCAGGCGTCCGTCTTCTGGTCCGAGCACGGCCCCTGCTACCGCTGCCTCTACCCGGAGCCCCCGCCGCCGGGCATGGTCCCGTCCTGCGCCGAGGGCGGCGTCCTGGGCGTGCTGTGCGCGTCCATCGGCTCCATCCAGGTCACCGAGGCCATCAAGCTCCTCGCCGGCGTGGGAGACCCGCTGGTCGGCCGCCTGATGATCTACGACGCCCTGGAGATGCAGTACCGCCAGGTGAAGGTCCGCAAGGACCCGAACTGCGCGGTCTGCGGCGAGAACCCGACCGTCACCGAGCTCATCGACTACGAGGCCTTCTGCGGCGTCGTGTCCGAGGAGGCCCAGGAGGCGGCGCTCGGCTCCACGATCACTCCCAAGCAGCTCAAGGAGTGGATCGACGAAGGCGAGAACATCGACATCATCGACGTCCGCGAGCCGAACGAGTACGAGATCGTCTCGATCCCGGGCGCGCGTCTGATCCCGAAGAACGAGTTCCTGATGGGCACCGCCCTCCAGGACCTCCCGCAGGACAAGCGCATCGTCCTGCACTGCAAGACCGGTGTCCGCAGCGCGGAGGTCCTCGCCGTGCTGAAGTCCGCGGGCTTCGCCGACGCGGTGCACGTCGGCGGCGGCGTCATCGGCTGGGTCCACCAGATCGAGCCCGAGAAGCCGGTCTACTAG
- a CDS encoding alpha/beta hydrolase: MSIRVRVAVLAVTGLLVAGCTSGGGAPPVAPGPRTTTADAKPPATAAPSATAATPPLPAALTGQRPDWRSCPAPGPDGAKPGENWRCATVKVPLDHAKPEGATIPIALIRRKADREADRIGFLLFNFGGPGASGVDILPQVEEDYGTLAERYDLVGFDPRGTGRSSGVVCRTDAEQAAAEATVDLTPDSAAEEAAFLRDNAAFAAGCARRSATVLPYTTTTATARDLDLIRRVLGDDRLHYFGISYGTQLGGTYAHLFPKNVGRLVLDAVVDPTADTVAHARHQTIGFQRALGNYLKSTGQDPEDGTERIARLLRKLDRAPLTVGERKLTEGLALTGIAVTLYGQANWPLLTAALAEAEKGRGGALLELADHYNDRDANGHYATQSHAQRAISCADSSARPTAAEAKALIPAFRRLSPVFGEFLAWDTAGWCAEWPVKGERANPEASAPGSAPVLVVGTTGDPATPYEGAEKMAKELGAGVGVLVANEGEGHGAYGTSSCATATIDAYLLDGKVPAYGTTCSSGTARGRA; encoded by the coding sequence ATGTCCATACGCGTACGGGTGGCGGTCCTTGCCGTCACCGGCCTGCTGGTCGCGGGCTGCACGAGCGGCGGCGGAGCGCCCCCCGTCGCCCCGGGCCCGAGGACGACCACGGCCGACGCCAAGCCCCCGGCCACCGCCGCCCCCTCGGCCACCGCCGCCACTCCCCCGCTCCCCGCGGCCCTCACCGGCCAGCGCCCCGACTGGCGGTCCTGCCCGGCACCCGGGCCCGACGGGGCGAAGCCCGGCGAGAACTGGCGCTGCGCCACCGTGAAGGTGCCGCTCGACCACGCGAAGCCCGAGGGCGCGACCATCCCGATCGCCCTGATCCGCAGGAAGGCCGACCGCGAGGCCGACCGGATCGGCTTCCTGCTCTTCAACTTCGGCGGCCCCGGCGCCTCCGGCGTCGACATCCTGCCGCAGGTCGAGGAGGACTACGGGACGCTCGCCGAGCGCTACGACCTGGTGGGCTTCGACCCGCGCGGGACCGGCCGCAGCTCCGGAGTCGTCTGCCGGACCGACGCCGAACAGGCCGCCGCCGAGGCCACCGTGGACCTCACCCCGGACTCGGCCGCCGAGGAGGCCGCGTTCCTCCGGGACAACGCCGCCTTCGCCGCCGGCTGCGCCCGCCGCTCCGCCACGGTCCTCCCGTACACCACGACCACCGCGACCGCCCGCGACCTGGACCTGATCCGGCGGGTCCTCGGCGACGACAGGCTCCACTACTTCGGCATCTCGTACGGGACACAGCTCGGCGGCACGTACGCGCACCTCTTCCCGAAGAACGTGGGCCGGCTCGTCCTCGACGCGGTCGTCGACCCGACGGCCGACACCGTGGCGCACGCCCGCCACCAGACGATCGGCTTCCAACGGGCCCTGGGCAACTACCTGAAGAGCACCGGCCAGGACCCCGAGGACGGCACCGAGCGGATCGCACGCCTGCTGCGGAAGCTCGACCGGGCCCCGCTGACCGTCGGCGAGCGGAAGCTCACCGAGGGCCTGGCGCTCACGGGCATCGCGGTGACGCTGTACGGCCAGGCCAACTGGCCCCTCCTGACGGCGGCCCTCGCGGAGGCCGAGAAGGGCCGCGGCGGCGCCCTGCTCGAACTCGCCGACCACTACAACGACCGTGACGCGAACGGCCACTACGCCACCCAGTCGCACGCGCAGCGGGCGATCTCCTGCGCCGACTCCAGCGCCCGCCCGACCGCGGCGGAGGCGAAGGCGCTGATCCCCGCGTTCCGGCGGCTGTCCCCCGTGTTCGGCGAGTTCCTCGCCTGGGACACGGCCGGCTGGTGCGCCGAGTGGCCGGTGAAGGGCGAGCGGGCGAACCCCGAGGCGAGCGCCCCGGGCTCGGCCCCGGTCCTCGTCGTCGGCACGACGGGCGACCCGGCGACCCCGTACGAGGGCGCGGAGAAGATGGCGAAGGAACTCGGCGCGGGTGTCGGCGTCCTCGTCGCCAACGAGGGCGAGGGACACGGCGCGTACGGCACGTCGTCGTGCGCGACGGCGACGATCGACGCGTACCTCCTGGACGGCAAGGTCCCCGCGTACGGCACTACCTGCTCCAGCGGGACGGCTCGCGGCCGGGCGTGA
- a CDS encoding alpha/beta hydrolase → MPISAAQRAALLTASTVLLAAGCSDSDGADTADATKPSGTAGISALAAQKLSWAPCPAPSAAEGGGPAPSPLPGGATWECSFLQAPLDWSVPEGETIELALIRARARDQDRRIGSLVFNFGGPGGSGVTALPGFANDYESLRSRYDLVSFDPRGVGRSDPVECLTDKELDAYYALDFTPDDEAEERTLSEAQKRYAAGCDRDAGPALPHVGTENAARDMDLMRQVLGDDQLHYFGISYGTELGGVYAHLFPKNVGRAVFDAVVDPDAGVEDGALGQAKGFQLALDNFAQDCVDRGDACTLPGSTAAEIETFVTDLLASLDKEPIPGIGERKLTQTQATNGIAQALYSKEFWTYLEQGLSDAEGGDGALLLTLSDSMNGRGQNGSYSNIQAANAAINCVDFKERYTLGQAKERLGRFREASPVFGDFMGWGLSSCSQWPVPGTWEHPDVSAPGAAPILVVGNTGDPATPYEGARSMVEALGDGVGVELTYEGEGHGSYNSGDACVKKAVDAYLLDGKVPASGTVCK, encoded by the coding sequence ATGCCGATCTCCGCCGCGCAGCGCGCCGCTCTGCTCACCGCCTCCACCGTGCTGCTCGCCGCCGGCTGCTCGGACTCGGACGGCGCCGACACGGCGGACGCGACGAAGCCGAGCGGCACGGCCGGGATCTCGGCGCTGGCGGCGCAGAAACTGTCCTGGGCCCCGTGCCCGGCACCGTCCGCCGCGGAGGGCGGCGGGCCGGCGCCCTCCCCGCTGCCCGGGGGCGCCACCTGGGAGTGCTCCTTCCTCCAGGCCCCGCTCGACTGGTCGGTGCCGGAGGGCGAGACCATCGAGCTCGCGCTGATCCGGGCCCGGGCCCGGGACCAGGACCGGCGGATCGGTTCGCTCGTCTTCAACTTCGGCGGGCCGGGCGGCTCGGGGGTCACCGCGCTGCCCGGCTTCGCCAACGACTACGAGTCCCTGCGCAGCCGCTACGACCTGGTCTCCTTCGACCCGCGCGGGGTGGGCCGCAGCGACCCGGTGGAGTGCCTCACCGACAAGGAGCTCGACGCCTACTACGCCCTCGACTTCACCCCCGATGACGAGGCCGAGGAGCGGACGCTCTCCGAGGCGCAGAAGAGGTACGCGGCCGGCTGCGACCGGGACGCGGGACCGGCCCTGCCGCACGTCGGCACCGAGAACGCCGCCCGGGACATGGATCTGATGCGCCAGGTCCTCGGCGACGACCAGCTGCACTACTTCGGCATCTCGTACGGCACCGAACTCGGCGGCGTCTACGCGCACCTCTTCCCGAAGAACGTCGGCCGGGCCGTCTTCGACGCGGTCGTCGACCCGGACGCGGGCGTCGAGGACGGAGCGCTCGGCCAGGCGAAGGGCTTCCAGCTCGCCCTGGACAACTTCGCCCAGGACTGCGTGGACCGCGGCGACGCGTGCACCCTGCCCGGCTCGACCGCCGCCGAGATCGAGACCTTCGTGACCGACCTCCTCGCCTCCCTCGACAAGGAGCCGATCCCCGGCATCGGCGAACGCAAGCTCACCCAGACGCAGGCCACCAACGGCATCGCGCAGGCCCTCTACTCCAAGGAGTTCTGGACCTATCTGGAGCAGGGCCTCTCCGACGCCGAGGGCGGCGACGGGGCGCTGCTCCTCACCCTCTCGGACTCGATGAACGGGCGCGGCCAGAACGGCTCCTACAGCAACATCCAGGCCGCCAACGCCGCCATCAACTGCGTCGACTTCAAGGAGCGCTACACCCTCGGCCAGGCCAAGGAGCGGCTCGGCCGGTTCCGCGAGGCCTCCCCCGTCTTCGGCGATTTCATGGGCTGGGGCCTCTCCAGCTGCTCGCAGTGGCCGGTGCCCGGGACCTGGGAGCACCCGGACGTCTCCGCGCCGGGCGCGGCGCCGATCCTGGTCGTCGGCAACACCGGCGACCCGGCCACCCCGTACGAGGGCGCCCGGTCGATGGTGGAGGCGCTCGGTGACGGGGTCGGCGTGGAGCTGACGTACGAGGGCGAGGGCCACGGTTCCTACAACAGCGGCGACGCGTGCGTGAAGAAGGCGGTCGACGCCTACCTCCTGGACGGCAAGGTCCCGGCCTCCGGCACCGTCTGCAAGTAG
- a CDS encoding lysylphosphatidylglycerol synthase transmembrane domain-containing protein, with translation MAPDTQPPEEGQADVPERVSGDEPLLAARVHRPSDLMRLLAGLLAIGLVIAVAAFAHATTSGLEEDINKGAVGAPDVFVKIAGLVSSIAVLLVPVAFAIERLIKRDGLRIADGVLAAVLAHGLTLATDLWVAQAAPGTIQDALTQPASGGGLTDPVHNYLAPVIAYMTAVGMARRPRWRVSLWVVLLLDAFTMLVAGYTTALSIILTVLIGWTVAYGTLYAVGSPNVRPTGQTLLAGLRRVGFRPVTALRAEGVPDSSDSGDRGRRYIVTLEDGPPLDVTVVDREQQAHGFFYRAWRRITLRTITTRRSIVSLRQALEQEALLAYAAIAAGANAPKLIATSELGPDAVMLVYEHIGGRSLDALDDDDITDELVRSAWRQVRALQSRRIAHRRLTGDAILVDRSGRVILTDLRGGEIAAGDLILRMDIAQLLTTLGLRVGAERTVAAAVEVLGPDAVADCLPLLQPIALSRSTRATLRRLARERSAREREAVLAASETAKHERELAKAQAAEAAADPTAARAETKAEKKADKKAEKRALDTALDEAREEDLLAQIRRQVLLIRPQAPAEPVRLERIKPRTLVSLIAGAVAAYFLLSQISRTPLSTISEADWRWVAAAVVFSAVSYVAAAMSLLGFVPERVGFWRTVVAQVAGSFVKIVAPAAVGGVALNTRFLQRSGVRPGLAVASVGASQLFGLGAHILLLLAFGYLTGTERSQSFTPSRTVIAGLLTVAVLVLVVTAIPFMRKFVSTRLRSLFAGVVPRMLDVLQRPMKLLTGIGGMLLLTLTFVLCLDASIRAFNHGPVSISYASVAVVFLAGNALGSAAPTPGGVGAVETALTFGLVAVGLPIEVATPAVLLYRLLTLWIPVLPGWICFNWLTKREAL, from the coding sequence ATGGCACCGGACACCCAGCCCCCCGAGGAGGGCCAGGCCGACGTGCCCGAGCGGGTCTCCGGCGACGAGCCCCTGCTCGCCGCCCGCGTCCACCGGCCCTCGGACCTGATGCGGCTGCTCGCCGGTCTGCTCGCCATCGGGCTCGTCATCGCCGTCGCCGCGTTCGCCCACGCGACGACCTCGGGCCTCGAGGAGGACATCAACAAGGGCGCCGTCGGCGCACCCGATGTCTTCGTCAAGATCGCCGGTCTCGTCTCCTCCATCGCCGTCCTCCTCGTACCCGTCGCCTTCGCCATCGAACGCCTGATCAAACGAGACGGGCTGCGGATCGCGGACGGCGTCCTCGCCGCCGTGCTCGCGCACGGTCTCACCCTCGCCACGGACCTCTGGGTCGCCCAGGCGGCGCCCGGCACCATCCAGGACGCGCTGACCCAGCCGGCGTCCGGCGGCGGACTCACCGACCCCGTGCACAACTACCTCGCACCGGTGATCGCGTACATGACCGCCGTCGGCATGGCCCGCAGGCCACGCTGGCGGGTGTCGCTCTGGGTGGTGCTGCTGCTCGACGCGTTCACCATGCTGGTGGCCGGCTACACCACCGCGCTCTCGATCATCCTGACCGTCCTGATCGGCTGGACGGTGGCGTACGGCACCCTGTACGCGGTCGGCTCCCCCAACGTCCGGCCCACCGGTCAGACCCTCCTCGCCGGTCTGCGCCGGGTCGGGTTCCGGCCGGTCACGGCGCTGCGCGCCGAGGGCGTTCCCGACTCCTCGGACAGCGGCGACCGGGGCCGCCGGTACATCGTGACGCTGGAGGACGGGCCGCCGCTCGACGTCACCGTCGTGGACCGCGAGCAGCAGGCGCACGGCTTCTTCTACCGCGCGTGGCGGCGGATCACCCTGCGGACCATCACCACCCGCCGGTCCATCGTCTCGCTGCGGCAGGCCCTGGAGCAGGAGGCGCTGCTCGCGTACGCGGCGATCGCCGCCGGGGCGAACGCGCCGAAGCTGATCGCCACCTCCGAGCTCGGCCCGGACGCCGTGATGCTCGTGTACGAGCACATCGGCGGCCGCAGCCTCGACGCGCTCGACGACGACGACATCACCGACGAGCTGGTCCGCAGTGCCTGGCGGCAGGTACGGGCGCTCCAGTCACGCCGGATCGCGCACCGCCGGCTCACGGGCGACGCGATTCTGGTGGATCGTTCCGGCAGAGTGATCCTCACCGACCTGCGCGGCGGCGAGATCGCGGCCGGCGACCTGATCCTGCGGATGGACATCGCCCAGCTGCTCACCACCCTCGGTCTGCGGGTCGGTGCCGAGCGCACGGTCGCCGCGGCCGTCGAGGTGCTCGGTCCGGACGCCGTCGCCGACTGTCTGCCGCTGCTCCAGCCGATCGCCCTGAGCCGCTCCACGCGCGCGACGCTGCGAAGACTGGCCCGCGAGCGGTCGGCACGCGAGCGGGAGGCCGTGCTCGCCGCCTCCGAGACCGCCAAGCACGAGCGGGAGCTGGCGAAGGCCCAGGCCGCCGAGGCCGCCGCCGACCCGACGGCGGCGCGGGCGGAGACCAAGGCCGAGAAGAAGGCGGACAAGAAGGCCGAGAAGCGGGCGCTGGACACGGCGCTCGACGAGGCCCGCGAGGAGGACCTGCTGGCCCAGATCCGGCGGCAGGTGCTCCTCATCCGCCCGCAGGCGCCGGCGGAGCCGGTCCGGCTGGAGCGGATCAAGCCACGGACCCTGGTCAGTCTGATCGCGGGCGCGGTCGCCGCGTACTTCCTGCTGTCGCAGATCTCCCGGACGCCGCTGTCGACCATCAGCGAGGCGGACTGGCGGTGGGTGGCGGCCGCAGTCGTGTTCTCCGCGGTCAGCTATGTGGCGGCGGCCATGAGTCTGCTCGGTTTCGTGCCCGAGCGGGTCGGATTCTGGCGGACGGTGGTGGCCCAGGTCGCCGGCTCGTTCGTGAAGATCGTCGCCCCGGCGGCGGTCGGCGGTGTCGCCCTGAACACCCGCTTCCTCCAGCGCTCGGGGGTCCGGCCGGGGCTCGCGGTGGCGAGCGTGGGTGCCTCCCAGCTCTTCGGGCTCGGGGCGCACATCCTGCTCCTGCTCGCCTTCGGCTATCTGACGGGGACGGAGCGGTCACAGTCCTTCACCCCGTCGAGGACGGTCATCGCCGGTCTCCTCACGGTCGCGGTGCTCGTGCTCGTCGTGACGGCGATCCCGTTCATGCGGAAGTTCGTGTCGACGCGGCTGCGCTCGCTCTTCGCCGGTGTGGTGCCGCGCATGCTGGACGTGCTGCAGCGGCCGATGAAGCTGCTCACCGGCATCGGCGGGATGCTGCTGCTCACCCTCACCTTCGTGCTCTGTCTGGACGCCTCGATCCGGGCCTTCAACCACGGCCCCGTCTCGATCAGCTACGCGAGCGTGGCGGTCGTCTTCCTCGCGGGCAACGCGCTCGGCTCGGCCGCGCCGACCCCGGGCGGCGTGGGAGCGGTCGAGACCGCGCTCACCTTCGGTCTGGTGGCGGTCGGCCTCCCCATCGAGGTCGCGACCCCGGCCGTACTGCTCTACCGCCTGCTGACCCTGTGGATCCCGGTCCTCCCGGGCTGGATCTGCTTCAACTGGCTGACGAAACGCGAGGCGCTGTAG
- a CDS encoding MGMT family protein → MGRMSMEVPVGETGELPEYAERVLDVADGIPPGRVMTYGDVAEWLGEGGPRQVGRVMALYGGTAPWWRVVRSDGTLLPGHELRALDHYREEGTPLRERGAAAEGHLPRIDMRRARWDGTHT, encoded by the coding sequence ATGGGGCGGATGAGCATGGAGGTGCCCGTGGGGGAGACCGGAGAACTGCCCGAGTACGCGGAACGGGTGCTCGACGTCGCCGACGGGATCCCGCCCGGCCGGGTGATGACCTACGGCGACGTCGCCGAATGGCTGGGCGAGGGAGGACCCCGCCAGGTCGGCCGGGTCATGGCACTGTACGGCGGGACGGCGCCCTGGTGGCGGGTGGTCCGCTCGGACGGCACGCTGCTCCCCGGCCACGAGCTGAGGGCCCTCGACCACTACCGCGAGGAGGGCACGCCGCTGCGCGAGCGGGGCGCGGCGGCCGAGGGGCACCTGCCGAGGATCGACATGCGGCGGGCCCGCTGGGACGGAACTCACACCTGA
- a CDS encoding ATP-dependent helicase: MSTSSTTRRTPPYQGQPYPGSGRPRNPGAYRLVRTTPAPMDSPQLDATQREVVDHDGGPLLVLAGPGTGKTTTLVEAVAARMENGADPERLLVLTFSRKAAVELRDRMAARLGGRRPPQATTFHSYCYALIRAHQDAELFAEPLRLLSGPEQDLAVRELLAGHIDLERTGLGHIRWPDELRACLTTRGFADEVRAVLARSRELGLGPDALARFAERVGRPDWKAAAGFLAEYLDVLDLQGVLDYTELVHRAVLLAEDISLPAYDAIYVDEYQDTDPAQVRLLHALAGGATRAAREASVRGGGRATGGSTVVAFGDPDQSIYAFRGADVNGILDFPESFGGADVRVLRTARRSGAELLGATRQLAQRMPMPRLPADKVRAHRDLTAAREGGRAEAYTYPTASAEAENIADLLRRAHLEDGVPWQHMAVLTRAAAVLPSLRRALTSAGVPVETDAADTPLRHEPAVAPLLLALRAVASVVGRRPQGTAGAPDDTSESAGPAADGAPETASTTGAPETADTTGAPETASTTGAPETADTADDDAREKAGWLPTETALELLASPLAGVDPADLRRLGRALRDEARAAGDKVPPPSDVLLARALAEPERLAAHDPAYTRGAKRLGDLLRDTRTLLADGGTAEEALWVLWSGTPWPGRLERAALRGGPAGRNADRDLDAVCALFETAARAEERVGGRGVLNFLEELDAQDIAADTLTRRHTRPDAVRLMTAHRSKGLEWSLVVVAGVQEGLWPDLRRRGSLLEADRIGRDGLAEPLTPGALLAEERRLFYVAATRARDRLVVTAVKAAAEDGDQPSRFLTELGAEPKDVPGRPRRPLAVSALVAELRATTVDPDASPALRDAAAHRLAELAALTDEDGQPLVPAAHPDRWWGLFEPTRGPEPLRDRDRPVALSPSSLDNLVSTCSLQWFLGREVKAAAPATAAQGFGNVVHVLADEVASGRTPADLDVLMARLDSVWDALAFDAPWKSDQEKRNARVALERFLSWHVMDRGGRTPAASEHGFDVTLEAGAYEVRIRGSMDRVETDEHGRAYVVDFKTGKSSPTKDEVAQHPQLAVYQLAVREGALDEVLDGRRPEPGGAELVQLRQAAPQKEGGDALPKVQAQEPLAGEWVGALLADAAGRVLDERFTPTTGQHCANCSFRASCSAQPEGRQVVE, from the coding sequence GTGAGTACCTCCTCGACCACCCGGCGTACGCCGCCGTACCAGGGACAGCCGTACCCGGGTTCGGGACGGCCGCGGAACCCGGGCGCGTACCGACTGGTGCGCACCACGCCGGCCCCGATGGATTCCCCTCAGCTGGACGCAACCCAACGCGAAGTGGTTGACCACGACGGCGGACCTCTTCTCGTCCTCGCCGGACCCGGCACCGGCAAGACGACGACCCTGGTCGAGGCCGTCGCCGCCCGGATGGAGAACGGCGCCGACCCCGAACGGCTCCTCGTCCTCACCTTCAGCCGCAAGGCCGCCGTCGAACTCCGCGACCGCATGGCCGCCCGGCTCGGCGGCCGCCGCCCGCCGCAGGCCACCACCTTCCACTCGTACTGCTACGCCCTGATCCGCGCCCACCAGGACGCCGAACTCTTCGCCGAACCACTGCGGCTGCTCTCCGGACCCGAGCAGGACCTCGCCGTACGGGAGCTGCTCGCCGGCCACATCGACCTGGAGAGGACCGGGCTCGGGCACATCCGCTGGCCCGACGAACTCCGCGCCTGCCTCACCACCCGGGGCTTCGCCGACGAGGTACGCGCCGTCCTCGCGCGCTCCCGCGAACTCGGCCTCGGACCGGACGCCCTCGCCCGCTTCGCCGAGCGGGTCGGCCGACCCGACTGGAAGGCCGCCGCCGGCTTCCTCGCCGAGTACCTGGACGTCCTCGACCTCCAGGGCGTCCTCGACTACACGGAGCTCGTCCACCGGGCCGTACTGCTCGCCGAGGACATCAGCCTGCCCGCGTACGACGCGATCTACGTCGACGAGTACCAGGACACCGACCCGGCCCAGGTCCGGCTGCTGCACGCCCTCGCGGGCGGTGCGACACGGGCCGCCCGAGAGGCGTCCGTGCGAGGGGGCGGCCGGGCGACGGGCGGGAGCACCGTCGTCGCCTTCGGCGACCCCGACCAGTCCATCTACGCCTTCCGGGGCGCCGACGTGAACGGCATCCTCGACTTCCCCGAGTCCTTCGGCGGCGCGGACGTCCGCGTCCTGCGCACCGCGCGCCGCTCGGGCGCGGAACTGCTCGGCGCGACCCGGCAGCTCGCCCAGCGGATGCCGATGCCCCGGCTCCCCGCCGACAAGGTCCGCGCCCACCGGGACCTCACGGCGGCGCGGGAGGGGGGCCGGGCCGAGGCGTACACCTACCCGACGGCGTCGGCGGAGGCCGAGAACATCGCCGACCTGCTGCGCCGCGCCCACCTGGAGGACGGCGTCCCCTGGCAGCACATGGCCGTCCTCACCCGCGCCGCCGCCGTCCTCCCGTCCCTCCGCCGCGCCCTCACCTCGGCGGGAGTCCCCGTGGAGACCGACGCGGCGGACACCCCCCTGCGCCACGAACCGGCGGTGGCCCCCCTGCTGCTGGCCCTGCGGGCCGTGGCCTCGGTCGTGGGCAGACGTCCTCAGGGGACGGCGGGGGCCCCGGACGACACTTCGGAGTCGGCGGGCCCCGCCGCCGACGGCGCCCCGGAGACGGCGAGCACCACCGGCGCCCCGGAGACGGCGGACACCACCGGCGCCCCGGAGACGGCGAGCACCACCGGCGCCCCGGAGACGGCGGACACCGCCGACGACGACGCCCGGGAGAAGGCGGGCTGGCTCCCCACCGAGACCGCCCTGGAGCTGCTCGCCTCGCCCCTCGCCGGGGTGGACCCCGCCGACCTCCGCCGCCTCGGCCGCGCCCTGCGCGACGAGGCGCGGGCCGCGGGAGACAAGGTCCCGCCGCCCTCCGACGTCCTGCTCGCCCGCGCCCTCGCCGAACCCGAACGCCTCGCCGCCCACGACCCCGCCTACACCCGCGGCGCGAAGCGGCTCGGCGACCTGCTCCGTGACACCCGCACCCTCCTCGCCGACGGCGGCACCGCCGAGGAGGCCCTCTGGGTGCTCTGGAGCGGCACCCCCTGGCCCGGCCGCCTGGAGCGCGCCGCGCTGCGCGGCGGGCCCGCCGGCCGCAACGCCGACCGGGACCTCGACGCCGTCTGCGCCCTCTTCGAGACCGCCGCCCGCGCCGAGGAGCGCGTCGGCGGCCGCGGTGTCCTCAACTTCCTCGAAGAGCTGGACGCGCAGGACATCGCCGCCGACACCCTCACCCGCCGCCACACCCGCCCCGACGCCGTCCGCCTCATGACCGCCCACCGTTCCAAGGGCCTGGAGTGGAGCCTCGTCGTCGTCGCCGGGGTCCAGGAGGGCCTCTGGCCCGACCTGCGGCGCCGCGGCTCGCTCCTGGAGGCCGACCGCATCGGCCGCGACGGCCTCGCCGAGCCCCTCACCCCCGGCGCCCTCCTCGCCGAGGAACGCCGCCTCTTCTACGTGGCCGCCACGCGCGCGCGTGACCGGCTCGTCGTCACCGCCGTGAAGGCCGCGGCCGAGGACGGCGACCAGCCCTCCCGCTTCCTCACCGAACTCGGCGCCGAACCGAAGGACGTGCCCGGCCGCCCCCGCCGCCCCCTCGCCGTCTCCGCGCTCGTCGCCGAGCTGCGCGCCACCACCGTCGACCCGGACGCCTCGCCCGCGCTCCGCGACGCCGCCGCCCACCGGCTCGCCGAGCTGGCCGCCCTCACCGACGAGGACGGCCAGCCGCTGGTCCCGGCCGCCCACCCGGACCGCTGGTGGGGCCTGTTCGAGCCGACCCGCGGCCCGGAGCCGCTGCGCGACCGCGACCGGCCCGTCGCCCTGTCGCCGAGCTCCCTGGACAACCTGGTGAGCACCTGCTCCCTCCAGTGGTTCCTGGGCCGCGAGGTCAAGGCCGCGGCCCCCGCCACCGCAGCCCAGGGTTTCGGCAACGTCGTCCACGTCCTCGCCGACGAGGTCGCCTCCGGCCGTACCCCCGCCGACCTCGACGTCCTCATGGCCCGCCTGGACTCCGTGTGGGACGCCCTCGCCTTCGACGCCCCCTGGAAGTCCGACCAGGAGAAGCGGAACGCGCGCGTGGCGCTCGAACGCTTCCTGAGCTGGCACGTCATGGACCGCGGCGGGCGCACCCCGGCCGCGTCCGAGCACGGCTTCGACGTGACCCTGGAGGCGGGCGCCTACGAGGTCCGCATCCGCGGCTCCATGGACCGCGTCGAGACCGACGAACACGGCCGCGCGTACGTCGTCGACTTCAAGACCGGCAAGTCGTCCCCCACCAAGGACGAGGTCGCCCAGCACCCGCAGCTCGCCGTCTACCAGCTCGCGGTCCGCGAGGGCGCCCTCGACGAGGTCCTCGACGGGCGGCGGCCGGAGCCGGGCGGCGCCGAACTCGTCCAGCTCCGGCAGGCCGCCCCGCAGAAGGAGGGCGGCGACGCCCTCCCCAAGGTCCAGGCACAGGAACCGCTCGCCGGGGAGTGGGTCGGCGCGCTGCTCGCCGACGCCGCGGGGAGGGTCCTCGACGAGCGCTTCACCCCCACCACCGGACAGCACTGCGCGAACTGCTCGTTCCGCGCCTCCTGCAGCGCCCAGCCGGAGGGCCGCCAGGTCGTCGAGTGA